From the Eschrichtius robustus isolate mEscRob2 chromosome 19, mEscRob2.pri, whole genome shotgun sequence genome, the window CCAGTGCTGAGGGGCCCGAGACGTGCTGTTGCGTGTGCTGGGATGGGTGTGCAATGCTCCGTATCCGGAGTGTCCGCCTTGGCGGCACATGGTGTGTGGTGTGTCATGTCCCAGCAGGAGTGTGGCACTCTGGTGCATCTGTGTCCCGTGGTACAGCTGGGGGTCCCTCGAGGGTGAGTGGACGTCTGTGAGATAGGCTGTGTGCTGTGGGCATCTGCAGACACTCACTGCTCTCAGACCAATGTAGCATGGATGCAGGGAGGGGACACAGGGACGTGAAAGGTATAAATTCATGGACAGGTGCAGAGACACACATGTACACAGGCCCAGCCTGGACGTGCCAGGGTGAGGTCAgctggggcggtggggggagggaagttcAGGGAGAGATGGACAGGAGACAGGGAGGGGGGACAGCAGGAATCAGGGTCTCTCAGACCAGAGCCCTCCGGGGGCAGGGCCAGCCTGGGGGGCTTCGGGGAGAATGCTGTGGAGGGCGTGCCCTTCCCTGCAAGCCCCTCCCAGTTCATCCCTACAGTCAAGAATGCAGGAAActggtccctccctcccaccctctgcccAAGTTGTGCAAAGGTAGGGGATCAGGCTGGAACTGCCAACCCAGTGTCCCTGGACGAGTTCTCTCCCTCTATTTGGACAGTTTGGGGACTAGACACCAATTGGGGCGTGAAGAGCGGGAATCGGGTCCCTAAACATGCCTGAGGCTGGGTGGCTGCTCATCAGAGACCGGGAGTCAGGGGAGGGCTGGATGCCTCCTGGCTCCTGAATCCAAGGAGGACCCAGAGCCCCGGACTTGGCACCCTGACCCGGGGCCGCACCCCTGCCTCCTGTCCCCAGGGTTTGCCTTCCCGGATTGGGCCTACAAGCCGGAGTCGTCCCCCGGCTCGAGGCAGATCCAGCTGTGGCACTTTATCCTGGAGCTGCTGCAGAAGGAGGAGTACCAGGGTGTCATCGCCTGGCAGGGGGACTACGGGGAATTCGTCATCAAGGACCCCGATGAGGTGGCTCGGCTCTGGGGCATCCGAAAGTGCAAGCCCCACATGAATTATGACAAGCTGAGCCGGGCCCTGcggtgaggaggggctgggggccgggaCTCCCACTCCCACCTCGCCCCTCTCCCCTCACTGTCCCTCTGGGCCCCTGCCCCCTGGGGGCTTTCCCTCAACTTCCTGGGGCAGAATCCTGTCGGATCCCAGCACACAGGGCTCTGCACGTGTAGCTACTGTAAGTACCTACTTGTGCGTGAAAGGAAGGCACGAAGGAAGGACCGGAGCCCTGGGCTTTGGAGCCACACAGGCCAGGATCCCAGCCCCTGCCTCACCCCTTCCTTgccctgtgaccttggccaaaggATTTctgcgagcctcagtttccccaagtcGTTGTGCTCTGCGCCGGGCACAGAGCACGTGTTAGGGGCTCTGCCTTCACCTCCCCGGGTCCCGCCCCCAGCATCAGCATCCTCCTTCCGTCCACAGCTACTACTACAACAAGCGCATTCTCCACAAGACCAAAGGGAAGAGGTTCACCTACAAGTTCAACTTCAGCAAAGTCGTGCTTGTCAATTACCCACTGTTGGACGTGGCAGCGGCCACCACGGGCGCTCCACTCTTGCTGACCCCTGGTCCCTTCGGGGGAGCCCCTGGGCCAGAtgctcctcccctcacccccgaGGTGAGTCAGGATCCTGGGATCCCAGAGTGAGGTGCTTAGTGCCATGAACCCCCTGGGGAGGGGGCAACCAGTCTGAGTGGCacccactccctcccctccctctccagaCCCTGCAGACCCTGTTCTCTGCCCCACGCCTGGGAGAGCCGGGGGCCCGGGCGCCCCTGTTCACCCCCGAGACAGACAAACTGCGTCTGGACAGCCCTTTCCCGTTGCTGGGCTCTGGTAAGGGCCTGGGGTCCAGGCGTGCCGGGGAGGGCTGTGTGAGGGCAAAGATGGGGGAGGAGACAGGATGCAGGAAGGAGGCTCCGGgcgagggtgtgtgtgtgtgtgtgtgtaggtgtgcgtgcgcgtgcgtgtgtTTAAAAGTCGGAGGATGCGAggtgaggcagggaggagggaagcTGGAGAGGGGGACAGGCCGAGAGAAGGGTTTTCTGGGGGCGCTAAATGAATGGGAGACAGGTGGGGAAGTAGAGATGGGGGGAAGCCACGTGAGGGTGGGGAGATCCCACGTGCGAGGACAGTGGGAGACTCGGGTGGAATACGGCAGGGAGGTGGCACCCTTTACTAAGGCCCCGGCAGCCAGCCCTGATAGTGGGGCAGAATGGCCCAGCCTGAACGCCACCCCCGTTCCCCCACCCACCAGGTGCCACTGGCTATTCCAAGCCCCCCGGCCTGCTGGGTCCCTTCGGCCGCGCCTTCCCAGAGCACCCCTGGAACTTTAGCCCGTACCTCACCGGCCCCTTCCCCAAGCTGCCCCCGCCTCTCTACCCCCCCCACTTCTACCCCAACCCTCTGGCCAGTTCCCTGGGCCACCTGCCCTCAGCAGGGGCAGGGGGAAGCCCCACTGCTGCGCCCCTGCTGGCTGCCACCGCGGAGGGCCTGGGCCCCGAGCGCCCCTCGGGCCTGGCAGCAGCCCCTCGCCTGGCACTGCCGAGGGCTGGGGGCCCAGAGGCCGCGCTGGGGGGGAAGGAAGACAGCGACTCGGAGCTGGAGATTACCGACGTCAGCGGCTGCAGCTCTGACAGCGAGGGCGACGAGGGCCTCCCCGTGCCCCCCAAGGCCAAGGCGGGCAAAGGGGGGGTCGGCAGCTGAGCCGGTGCGGGGTGATGGATTCTGCCAGGGCGGGGACCAGGGTGGCCACTCGCACAGCCTCTTCCGTTGTCTGGTCTGCTCTCGATGTCCTGCCTGAGGCCGGGGACCAGCCTTCGGCCCCTCCCAGGCCCAGGCTCACGGCTGCCCCAGTCTTCTTCCCCAGCCCCAGACTGGGGGTCTCACCTCCccctccagagaggggaggggacacgatggcctccagcctcctccccagGCTCCAGTTTGAGGGGGTCCCCGCCTGGCCCACTCCCAAAGTGCAATACGGCGCCCAGCCttccctgcccacctgcccctgtGCTGTGACCTGAGTGTTCGTGCGGCCGTGTCTCCCCCTGTGCCGGCCCCAGTCCTGATGCCCCCGCCTCCATCACAGGCCCCCTGGGGACAGGGAGCTCAGAGCAAtaaccccgcccccagcccccacccaggagggccccccccaccccatgacccccACCAGCGACCTCCAGAGAGTTtactacaaaaataaaagaacagaaagaagtgTGAGACGCAGGGCGCCCAGCGTCGTCGTGGGTGACCAGGGGGCTcgggggtgggagctgggaggggtGTTGGGAGGGGCCTGGGGAGTCACTGTCAAGACACAGGGACGAATGAATGAACAACTGGAGAAAGGCAAAAGGCGCAGAGGCGACGGGGTAGGACAGACGCAGGAAGTGATGCCAGACAGTTGTGGAGGGTTCCAGACACCGCGCCCGGGCCCTTGCCCGCCCTCACAAACACAGACCTCTCCttagataatatatattaaaaaataaacctccAATTCAGGGTATAAAAACAGAGCAAAGgcacttgggggtggggggtgggggctggccCCCCCCGGGCAATACTGAGATGGCCCAGGAATGGGGGCCAGATGGTGCCCCCATGGAATGAAGCCCTGAGTCCCCCAAGCAGAAGGGAGAGAAGGCCGAGGCCAGTGGGAGGTTTGGGGGGCAGTGATCCCAGCTGGGCCCCCCTAGGCGTGGCCCTGGCAGCCCggctccctctcctcaggccctTGGGGTTGGAGATGCTGCGCTGTGCAGTGGCGGGTGGCCCTCTCCTTCTTGCGGAaaggcctggggggagggggagatggaggagaagaagggagatggaggtgggaagagagatggagagaaagaggagagagatggagagagaaacagacagggagaaagggagggtggggaaggagcaCAAAAgagccagagaaacagaaactgacAAGAGACGGACAgatggagggaggcaggaggcagaGTGGGGAGATGCAAAAgtcagagacagagggagagagatggatggGGCTGTGGAGCGGCGGACGCCTGAGGGAGCCACTCTGGTCCCTCCTCCCCAGGCAGTGCCTGGCTCCCCCAGTCCCCCACTCACCTGCCTGGGGCAGGGGGCCTCAGGTACAGCCAGACTGGGGGACACTGTTCTCCCCGAGCGGAGACAGGAGGAGTCTCAGGCGGCAaaactcctcctccacctcctggtTGGGGGATCGTCAATGAGAAGGGTCCCTCCACTGAGTCAGCCCccgcctccccacccaccccaaggCCACCACCTCCAGCTGTTTAATGGTCTCCTCCAGGCTGAGCAGTTCCTCCCGAATTTCCTGGGGCTGTGCTGGGCTTGGGGGGCCGCCCCCTGGGACTCCATCGCCTTCGAGCGGCGGCCCCACCCCGCTGTCTTCCTCCGAGGGGAGCAGGAGCTGCTTCAGGGACAGCACTGGACAGGGGCAAGGGGACAAAGTCAGAGGCAGGGCTCGGGCTGggatgggtgggaggggaggggtgggacagAGGCCAGGGGCCTGCGGGTGGGAGTGAGCTTCCGGTTGGCCAGACCCGcagaaggggctgggggctgcaaAAGGGGGTGCAGAGGTGAGGCTGGGGCtagggtgggggcggggcgggagggcaCCGAGGACGGAGATGGGTCCAGGGAGAGGCTAAACTGAAGGTTAAGGAAGGGGCGGGGCTGCAAAAGAGGGGCTTGGGGCCACCAAGGACAGTGGTGCAGGGTCGGGCCGTGCAGGAGGTGGATTTGGTGCATTTGTTTCTGGAGGCTGGCCATACAGCAGGTTGGAAAGCACTGTTCCGGCTGGCAGCAGCCCTGCGGGGGTGGGGCTGAGCTACCTTTCTGAAGGGCCTTGGCGGCGAGCTGGCCCTCAGGGCCTGGTCTGCAGAAGGGCAGGAGGGCGCTGAAGATTCTCTCCATCCGGCCTGGGTCGGGGAGCAGGCAGGGGACTCAGATCCTGCTGGGCTTCCTGtggacaccccacccccacttggCACCCCTCTATCTAGGCTCACCATCAGCCGGGGGCATCTCTCGGCCACCGTTGCCGTTCTCAGAGCTGCTGAGCAGGGGTTCACGGGTGCTGGGGGGAGCAAGTGCTGGGTGACCCCGCCGCCCTGGCCCTGGTGGGCAGCAGGGGCAGGGGGACAGAGAACTagaggtggggaggcagggaggtccggagacagagacagaggtcaAGGCTgggagacagggagacagagagaccgGGCTGGTGGAAGACAGAGAGGCCTGGATAGGAGACAGATGGACCGTGGTGGGGTCGGCGCACGCGTGTACATGCCTTCACAGgcacgcgcgtgcacacacacacacacacatacacacggacacacacatgcacgtggaGACTAGGCTGGAGCTCAGGTTATGGGGACACACAGGGAAGCTGCCCCCTGCCCTCCACTTGCCTCCTTGGCCCCCTCACCTGCTGGGGCTGGGCCGGTGTTTGGGTCGGGAGGTACGGGCAGGGACCTTCAGGGATCCGGCGGTCTCAGTGATGAGGGCACACCAGCTGGGGAGACAGGGCAGCCCCTGGGCAGTCAGAGCCCCCAGACCCTGTGCCAGGATCTCCCACTCACCCCGTCCCCAGagaacctgggccctgggcctcctcctcctccacccgcTCTTGGAACCCAGAGCTGCTCACTTCTTCCGCTCCGACACTGTCTGGGCCACAAGCTCGTATATCTGGGCCTCCTGGTCCCAGGTAAAAATGACATAGAAGGCTTTGTGATctgcagggggagggagaggtgaggCTCAAAGCCAGGGCCATCCCAACATGCACCTGGGGAAGGCCCCCATCATGGTGGCACCTTGTGGCTCCCACGACTCAACTCACCGCGCCCCCCCCGCCCCTGGTGCCTCCCTCCGGAGCCCTCCCTCACCTAAACAGGAAACAAGCCCCCAGTCTGGCTCTACCTATGAGACCCCTGGAACCACTCCCCCCACCATGGCCCCTCACtgggctcccagctcccacccctaCTGCCTACAACCCCCAAGAGGCAGCCAGGGCGTCTTTTCAAAATACCAGTTAGAACTGGCTGCTCATCTGTGCAAAAACCTGAGGCAGTTCCCCATCTCGCTCAGTGAAATCCACAACCGGCCTGGAGCCCCGGCCgtgcccagcccagggcccccCTCACAGCCTCGGCCTTGGGCAGAACACGCGGGCCGGGCTCTGTGGAGGGCTCCTCCCCTGCCTCGGGGACAGCCGCGCCCGGGGCCTCACCAGTGGCCACCTCCCGGGTCATGGCGGAGGTGAGCCGCAGCACTGGCCGCAGCATGGTCTTGCCGTCGGGCGTGGGCGTCAGCGTCCGGCTGTGCGACTTGAGCAGCAGCCGCTCATCCTGGCGCTGAAGCAGCAGCAGGAGGTCGTCCAGCAGCAGGACGTGGACCTCTGCAGGGGGGCGAGGCCCATGCTCAGCACCCTTGCTTGGCAGCCCCGTCCCGCGGCCCCCCGCCCGCAGCCCTGGCGCTCACCCACAGCCTTGTCCCTCGTCACCCGCCACGTCAGCGGGCCCTCATGGACCAGCCTCTTCTTGGTGATGTCCAGGTTCTGGAGGCAGGAGGGAGTGATGGTCAGTGAAGGCGAGGGCGGGGCAGGGGAAGGCGCGGATGACCATGGGGTCCGGAGGGGCTGCCCCGCTGGGAATGAGCAGGGGGTCAGGGTTGAGGGGCCCCTCTTGGCTTCCTGGGTGTGTTATCAGAGAATCCCCAGGGCGGggcggaggggaggagaggggagggcaggtgggccgggggcggggccaccTTGAACTCGCTCAGCATGGGGTCGCTGCTCTGCCGCAGGTGGGACAAATCCAGGCGCCGCTGATAATCCTTGAGCCgctggggcagggaagggaagggagtgtCACTGTGACAAGCCAAGAGTTGGGGCCGACCCACAGCGACCCCAAGGGGGTCAAGCCGGGGGTCCCGCACACGCGCGCCCCACTGCCCTGGCCCGGGGCCCTGCCCAGGCTCACCAGCAGGTCCTCCATGTCGCGCACAGCTTGGTTGACGTGGTGCAGAATTTCCCTGCAGCACTCAGCCGCCA encodes:
- the ERFL gene encoding ETS domain-containing transcription factor ERF-like, whose product is MDCSCVSDLLFAPPALPALWTPGFAFPDWAYKPESSPGSRQIQLWHFILELLQKEEYQGVIAWQGDYGEFVIKDPDEVARLWGIRKCKPHMNYDKLSRALRYYYNKRILHKTKGKRFTYKFNFSKVVLVNYPLLDVAAATTGAPLLLTPGPFGGAPGPDAPPLTPETLQTLFSAPRLGEPGARAPLFTPETDKLRLDSPFPLLGSGATGYSKPPGLLGPFGRAFPEHPWNFSPYLTGPFPKLPPPLYPPHFYPNPLASSLGHLPSAGAGGSPTAAPLLAATAEGLGPERPSGLAAAPRLALPRAGGPEAALGGKEDSDSELEITDVSGCSSDSEGDEGLPVPPKAKAGKGGVGS